The Paenibacillus sophorae genome has a segment encoding these proteins:
- a CDS encoding type 1 glutamine amidotransferase domain-containing protein: MRLAGKKVIALVDDEFEDLELWYPVYRVREEGAEVHLTGLEKNKTYIGKYGVPATAEYSWDELDTADYDGILVPGGWAPDKIRRYPAVLKLIRDFNEAGKPIGQICHAGWVLISAKILEGVTVTSTPGIRDDMENAGAIWKDEPVVVDGHIVSARRPPDLPPYGKAFCDALAGK, from the coding sequence TTGAGACTGGCCGGAAAAAAAGTTATCGCGCTCGTAGACGATGAGTTTGAAGATTTGGAGCTCTGGTATCCGGTATACCGGGTCAGGGAGGAAGGCGCAGAGGTGCATCTAACCGGGCTTGAAAAAAACAAAACATATATTGGCAAGTATGGCGTACCGGCAACCGCCGAATACTCCTGGGATGAACTGGACACGGCTGATTACGATGGCATCTTGGTTCCGGGCGGCTGGGCGCCGGATAAGATCCGACGCTATCCCGCTGTGCTGAAGCTCATCCGCGATTTCAACGAAGCCGGGAAACCGATCGGGCAAATCTGCCATGCCGGATGGGTGCTGATTTCCGCCAAAATTCTGGAAGGCGTTACGGTAACCTCCACCCCCGGTATCCGGGACGATATGGAGAACGCCGGAGCCATCTGGAAGGACGAGCCGGTCGTTGTCGACGGCCATATCGTCTCCGCCCGCCGTCCACCCGATCTCCCGCCATACGGCAAAGCGTTCTGCGATGCTCTTGCCGGGAAATAA